In Raphanus sativus cultivar WK10039 chromosome 5, ASM80110v3, whole genome shotgun sequence, the following proteins share a genomic window:
- the LOC108862089 gene encoding ABC transporter G family member 18: MPRVSAESQEISFDAGSEPTLGELLKDFDGGDRKKHPGDDVPAHHVLDLTSPDTSRPVPFLLSFNNLSYDVVHRRRFDFSRGKPAPVKTLLNDVSGEACDGDIVAVLGASGAGKSTLIDALAGRVSSLRGTVTLNGEKILQTRLLKVISAYVMQDDLLFPMLTVRETLMFASEFRLPRSLSKSKKMERVQTLIDQLGLRNAADTIVGDEGHRGVSGGERRRVSIGIDIIHDPILLFLDEPTSGLDSTNAFKVVQVLKHIARSGSIVIMSIHQPSARVLDLLDRLIILSRGKNVFSGSPTSLPLFLSSFGHPVPEKENITEFALDLVRQLEGSTEGTRELVEFNEKWQQNQPARATPMTTPYQALSLKESITASVSRGKLVSGSTSSNPISMDSVSSYANPPLVETFILAKRYMKNWIRTPELIGTRIATVMVTGLLLATIYWRLDNTPRGAQERMAFFAFGMSTMFYVCADNVPVFLQERFIFLRETTRNAYRTSSYVISHSLVSLPQLLALSIAFAATTFWTVGLSGGLESFLYYCLIIYAGFWSGSSFVTFVSGLVPNVMISFMITIAYLSYSLLFGGFYINRDRIPVYWIWFHYISLLKYPYEAVLINEFDDPSRCFVRGVQVFDGTLLAKVPDAMKVKLLDTLSNSLGTEINESTCLRSGPDLLLQQGISQLSKWDCLWITLAWGFFFRILFYFSLLFGSKNKRT; the protein is encoded by the exons ATGCCACGTGTTTCTGCGGAATCCCAAGAAATCTCATTCGACGCCGGCAGCGAACCGACGCTCGGCGAGCTCCTGAAAGATTTCGACGGAGGTGACCGGAAGAAACACCCCGGCGACGATGTTCCAGCTCATCACGTACTTGATCTCACTTCCCCTGATACATCAAGACCCGTACCGTTTCTCTTGTCCTTCAACAACCTCAGCTACGACGTCGTACATCGCCGGCGCTTTGACTTCTCTCGAGGAAAGCCAGCTCCCGTGAAAACCCTACTCAACGATGTTTCCGGCGAGGCGTGCGACGGAGACATCGTAGCCGTTCTCGGAGCAAGCGGAGCCGGGAAGTCCACGTTGATCGACGCGCTAGCGGGACGCGTGAGTAGCTTGAGAGGCACGGTGACTTTAAACGGAGAGAAGATTCTGCAAACTCGTTTGCTAAAAGTGATATCAGCTTACGTCATGCAAGACGATCTTCTGTTCCCGATGCTCACCGTCAGAGAAACTCTAATGTTCGCTTCCGAGTTTCGTCTCCCGAGAAGCTTGTCCAAGTCCAAGAAAATGGAGCGTGTTCAAACCCTGATAGACCAGTTAGGGCTCAGAAACGCGGCTGATACGATAGTAGGAGACGAGGGACACCGTGGAGTCTCCGGTGGAGAGAGGCGGCGCGTGTCGATAGGGATCGATATCATCCACGATCCTATCCTCTTGTTCCTCGACGAACCTACTTCGGGGTTGGATTCCACCAACGCATTTAAGGTGGTGCAG GTTCTTAAACATATAGCTAGGAGTGGTAGTATCGTAATTATGTCGATACATCAACCTAGCGCTCGAGTCCTTGACTTGCTTGACCGTCTTATCATCTTATCTCGCGGCAAGAATGTTTTCAGCGGTTCTCCGACAAGTCTTCCTCTGTTCTTGTCTAGTTTCGGACATCCTGTCCCGGAGAAAGAGAATATAACCGAGTTCGCGCTTGACCTAGTCCGACAGCTCGAAGGGTCCACCGAAGGGACGAGAGAGTTAGTTGAGTTCAACGAAAAGTGGCAACAGAACCAACCTGCTCGAGCCACGCCAATGACCACACCTTACCAAGCCTTGTCTCTAAAAGAATCCATCACCGCAAGTGTTTCTAGAGGCAAACTAGTCTCCGGTTCAACCAGTTCCAATCCAATTTCCATGGACTCGGTATCTTCATACGCAAACCCGCCGCTGGTCGAGACCTTTATCTTAGCCAAACGGTACATGAAAAACTGGATCCGGACACCAGAGCTCATAGGGACACGGATCGCCACTGTCATGGTCACTGGTCTTCTCTTAGCTACTATATACTGGAGGCTTGACAACACTCCGAGAGGTGCGCAAGAGAGGATGGCTTTCTTCGCATTCGGCATGTCCACGATGTTCTACGTCTGTGCGGACAACGTCCCTGTTTTTCTCCAAGAACGGTTCATTTTCTTGAGAGAGACGACGCGCAACGCGTACAGAACATCTTCGTATGTAATCTCTCACTCTCTTGTGTCTCTGCCTCAGCTACTCGCTCTCTCCATCGCATTTGCTGCGACCACGTTCTGGACGGTTGGTTTGAGCGGTGGGTTAGAGAGCTTCCTCTATTACTGCCTCATAATCTACGCAGGCTTTTGGTCTGGATCCTCTTTTGTCACCTTCGTATCCGGTTTGGTTCCGAATGTCATGATAAGTTTCATGATCACTATTGCCTATCTTTCATACTCTCTACTCTTTGGTGGATTCTACATTAACCGGGATCGGATACCGGTTTACTGGATATGGTTTCATTACATTTCATTGTTGAAGTATCCTTACGAAGCTGTCCTAATCAACGAGTTTGATGACCCGTCTCGCTGTTTTGTTAGAGGAGTTCAAGTGTTTGATGGTACGCTTTTGGCGAAAGTGCCTGATGCGATGAAGGTTAAGCTCCTCGATACACTGAGTAACTCTTTAGGAACAGAGATAAATGAGTCCACGTGCTTGAGATCAGGGCCTGACTTACTTTTGCAGCAAGGTATTTCTCAGTTGAGCAAATGGGATTGCTTGTGGATTACGTTAGCTTGGGGTTTCTTCTTTAGGATCTTGTTTTACTTCTCCTTGCTGTTTGGAAGCAAGAATAAGAGGACGTGA
- the LOC108862091 gene encoding chalcone--flavanone isomerase (The RefSeq protein has 1 substitution compared to this genomic sequence), protein MSSSDCPSPLPTAPKLQVDSVTFPPSVISPASSNPLFLGGAGVRGLEIQGKFVIFTVIGVYLDPVSVPSLSVKWEGKTTEELTESVPFFREIVTGSFEKFIKVTMKLPLTGQQYSEKVTENCVAIWKSLGIYTDSEAKAVERFLDVFKDETFPPGASILFALSPEGSLTVAFSKDDSIPETGKAVIENKLLAEAVLESIIGKNGVSPGARLRVAERLAQLMKENKVEEDATKTDQEEANDLSLAKEN, encoded by the exons ATGTCTTCTTCCGACTGTCCGTCACCGTTACCCACCGCCCCGAAACTTCAAGTTGATTCCGTTACTTTTCCACCGTCCGTCATCTCACCGGCTTCCTCCAACCCTCTCTTCCTCGGTGGCGCAG GTGTGCGAGGTTTGGAAATTCAAGGAAAGTTTGTGATCTTCACCGTCATCGGAGTTTACCTAGATCCTGTCTCTGTACCGTCACTCTCCGTTAAGTGGGAAGGTAAAACGACAGAGGAACTAACGGAATCCGTCCCTTTCTTCCGTGAAATCGTCACAG GTTCGTTTGAGAAATTCATTAAAGTGACGATGAAGCTGCCGTTAACGGGACAGCAATATTCAGAGAAAGTAACGGAGAACTGTGTGGCGATATGGAAATCGTTAGGGATTTACACAGACTCTGAAGCTAAAGCAGTGGAGAGGTTCTTGGATGTCTTCAAGGACGAAACGTTCCCTCCTGGTGCTTCCATCCTCTTCGCTCTCTCCCCTGAAGGCTCTCTTACG GTTGCGTTTTCGAAAGATGATAGCATTCCTGAAACGGGAAAAGCGGTGATCGAAAATAAGTTGTTGGCAGAGGCAGTTCTTGAATCGATCATTGGAAAGAACGGTGTGTCTCCTGGGGCTAGGTTGAGTGTTGCCGAGAGATTGGCTCAGCTGATGAAGGAGAATAAGGTCGAAGAAGATGCAACAAAGACTGATCAAGAGGAAGCTAACGATCTCTCCCTGGCCAAAGAAAACTGA